The DNA segment ATCACCGAAAGCCACCCGCTGAAGCCGGGGAGCGAGCTGCGGGCTGCCGACGAGCAGCGCCTCAGGCAGCCGGTCGTCGAGGTAGGCGACCCCGTTGGCGGGAAGGGTGCGGGCCGCGATCTGCGCGAGCGTGTACGCGTCGGCGATGTCGGCGAGCCGGTGCACCACCGGTGAACATCCCACCCTTCCGTGCGCGGAAGCGCCGAGCACGTCCAGTACGGCCGAGGGGGCCCGTTCACCGAGCACGACGAGGCCGACGATGTCGGACGGCCTGACGTGCCACGACGAGAGGATCCCGTGGGCCGCCAGTACATCCCGGGGTGAGCGCAGCGGATCCTCGCCTGGGACGTCGATGGGCGCGACGACACACAGCAGTGGACCGGTGGCGGGCAGGCCGAGCGCGCTCGCGGCTTCCTCGGCGAGCGCGGTGTCCCTGCCTCTTCCCTCAAGCAGTGCGTTGAGAAACGCGTGCCGCCTGCTCAGTTCCTGGCTCCGCAGCCGGGATTCCTCAAGCCGGTAGGCGTCGACGAGTGCCGAAGAGCTGGAATCGATCACGCGCCACACGTATCCCGCCGCGTCGAGCAGGGCGTGGTCGTAGTACCCGGCGAAGCGCTCGCGCGAGGTCGCGAGCAACCCCTCCCAGATGACCCTGCCGCCGAGCCGGTAGGCGCGGAGCACGGCTTCCAGCGGAACCCCTTGGCGTGCCCTCAGCCGCCCGGTCTCCATGGACGTGTCCTGGGGATCCTCGCCGTCGGGCACGTTGCCGCCGAGGGACTGGATACCGCGCTCGATGTTGCAGCGCAGGTTCTCCCTCAGCTCGTCGGGAGCGGTGACACCGAGTTGCGCGTAGGCGGGTTCCCGTTGCAACACCATGATCGTCAGCCGGTCGGCGAGACTTTCCAGGTTGTCGAGCAGAACGCGGCTGAGTTTGTGCAGCGCGTCCCGTGCGGGCTCCGAGCAGTCGAGCGCACCGCTTCGCCCTGCCGACGATGTCATCAGGCGACGATGGCACGGACTACAACGCGCCGTCCACCGGATCCGGGCAGTGAGCCCATAAATCGGACACATCTTTGGGCTCCGCGCCTATGGCCGGGATTGGGCGCCGCGCATCACTCTTAAGGCGTGTCTGATAAATCTCTGCCGTGCGAGCGGGGATCAGCGTGGTTCCTCGCAAGGCGGAGGGAAGTCCTCGTACCGGGTCGTACTCGGGCTTTCCGACAACGCGGCGAGGGGACACGCTGGCCCCGCAGCAGGCAACGGGTTTGTCAGACACGCCTTAGGGCCTTCGCGAAGAGGGTGCCCCGCGTCGGCGGCACTCGACCCCAATGGCGGGAGGCGTGGTCGTGACGTTGCCGGACACATCCGAAACCCGGTTCGCCGACGCTGGATCCGCTCCGCCGCCACTGTTCACCGCCACCGGGGTCACGGTGCGATTCGGCGGGCTGACCGCGCTCGACACGGTGTCGCTGGCCGCGCGGCCACACGAGGTGCACGGTGTCATCGGCCCCAACGGAGCGGGCAAGACCACGTTGTTCAACGTCTGCTGTGGTTTCGTCGAGCCGGACGAAGGTGTCCTGCGATGGCGGGGAGATCCGGTAGGCGGGCTCAGACCACACCAGCTCGCCGGTATGGGGATCGCGAGAACCTTGCAGGGACTGGGTTTGTTCGCAGGGCTCACCGTGCTGGAGAACGTCATGGTCGGCGCGGATCGGTTCCGGCGCACCGGATTCGGCTCCGCGTTGCTGGCACTTCCCCGTTCCGCCGGTGACGAGCGGAGGTTGCGGGAACGGGCGATGGCGGCGATGGCCGAGCTGGGACTCGCCGACGCCGCGAGCGCGATGCCCGCGAGCCTGCCCTACCCGGTGCGCAAGCGGGTCGCGTTCGCGAGAGCGCTCGCCGCCGACCCCGAGCTGTTGCTGCTCGACGAACCTGCGAGCGGGCTCGGTGCCGCCGACATCGCTGAGCTCGGCGAACTGGTGCGCGGTCTCGCCTCCCGCATGTCGGTGGTGCTGGTCGACCACCACATGGACCTCGTGATGGCGGTGTGCGATCACATCACCGTGCTCGACTTCGGCAGGATCGTCGCCCGGGGAACCCCGGCCGAGGTCAAGGACGATCCCGCCGTCATCGACGCCTACCTCGGCGAGGAAGCCGACCGGAGTGGAGACCATGGCTGACGGCGGGCGCGACCGTGAACTCGACATCAGGGGACTCACCACGAGATACGGCCCCGTCACGGCACTGGACGGCGTGAGCGTGCTCGCGAGGCCGGGCGAGGTCACCGCCGTCCTCGGAGCCAACGGCGCGGGCAAAACCACGTTGCTGCGCACCGTTTCCGGTCTGGTCAAGGGCAGTGACGGCGCGGTGCTGCTCGGCGGAAGGGACCTGGCCGGAGCACCCGCCGAGACGATCGCGAGAGCGGGTGTGGCACACGTTCCCGAAGGCCGTGGCGTCATCACCGAACTGACCGTCGAGGAGAACCTGAGGCTCGGCGAACTACTCGGCAGCGCGCGAAGAGGCAAGGCCGACAAGAACGAGCGGCTCGCCTCCGTCTACGGCATGTTTCCCCCGCTGGCACAGCGAAGGCGGCAGGTAGCCAACTCGTTGTCCGGAGGGGAGCGGCAGATGCTCGTCATCGGAAGAGCGCTGTTGTCGGAGCCGGAGGTGCTGCTGCTCGACGAGCCTTCGCTCGGGCTCGCGCCGAGGGTCGTCGCCCAGATCTTCGGACTGATCAGGGATCTGGTCGACCGCGAGCGGATCACGGTTCTGCTCGTGGAGCAGAACGCCCGAAGCGCACTGTCCATAGCGGACACCGGGTTCGTCTTGAACCTCGGAAGGGTCGTCGCCAGTGACGACGCGGAGGCACTGGCCGCCGACGCCGAACTACGGCACGCCTACCTCGGGTTCTGACGGCCTTTCTCGCGGTCGTCGCCGCGATCGGACGCAAAGGGGACCGATGCAACAGTTCCTGAACATCACACTCGGCGGGCTCAGCCAGGGCGCGATCTACGCGGCTTTCGCGCTGGCGCTCGTGCTCATCTGGAGAGCGACGCGGATCATCAATTTCGCGCAGGGCGCGATGGCCATGTTCACCACGTATCTCGCGCTCGCCGTCATCGAGAGCGGCCAGTCGTACTGGGTGGGTTTCGCCGTCGCGCTCGCGGGAGGACTGGTGCTCGGCGCCATCGTGGAAAGGGTCATCATGCGCAGGGTCGAGGGCGGTCCCGAACTCAACGCGGTCATCGTGACCCTCGGCCTTTTCATCGGGTTGCAGGCGCTCGCCGCGATCATCTTCGGCGCGACCTTCCAGTCCTTTCCCGCTCCGTTCGGGCTCAGGGGCTTCACCTTCGGTGAGCTGACCGTCGCGTTCACACCGTTCAGCGTGTTCATCATCGGTTCCGTACTGGTCGTGATGCTGGCACTCGTCGCGCTGTTCCGGTTCACCGATCTGGGACTGCGCATGCGGGCCTCGGCGTTCAGTCAGGAGGTGTCGCGGCTGCTCGGCGTCAGGGTCGGCAGGATGCTGACCATCGGCTGGGCCTTCGCTGCCGTTGTCGGCTCGCTGGCGGGGCTGCTGATCGCGGGCGGCAACCTCGTCCATCCGGCCTACATGGACGCGATCATCGTCTACGGATTCGTCGCCGCCGTACTCGGCGGGCTCGACAGTCCGGCCGGTGCGGTCGCCGGTGGGCTGATCATCGGGCTGGCACTGTCCTATGTGAGCGGTTATCTCGGCAGCGAGCTGGTCACGCTCGCCGCGCTGGCGATTCTCGTGGCGGTACTGCTGATCCGGCCGAAGGGGCTGTTCAGCAAGATCGCGGAGCGGAGGGTGTGATGGGCGCGAGGATCATCACGAAGCCGGTGAACGCCGTCAGGCGTTTCCTGCCTTCGTCGGTTCTGGGCCGCAATCTGCTGGCCGTACTCGTCGCGCTGATCGCCGTCGTGCTCGTGCTGGAACTGACGACACCGTTTCGCAACGCCCAGCTGGCCACGATGTCCTACTACGCGATCGCCGCCGTCGGGCTGACCGTCCTCACCGGACTGAACGGGCAGATCTCCCTCGGGCACGGTGCGCTCATGGCCGTCGGCGCGTACACGACGGCGTTGCTGCTCGGCGAGGACGCGGTGCCGTTTCCCGTCGCGATGCTCGCCGCCGCCCTCGTCACCGCGCTCGCCGGAGTGCTGGTGGGCGCGGCGGCGTCCCGGCTGCACGGCCC comes from the Prauserella marina genome and includes:
- a CDS encoding branched-chain amino acid ABC transporter permease is translated as MQQFLNITLGGLSQGAIYAAFALALVLIWRATRIINFAQGAMAMFTTYLALAVIESGQSYWVGFAVALAGGLVLGAIVERVIMRRVEGGPELNAVIVTLGLFIGLQALAAIIFGATFQSFPAPFGLRGFTFGELTVAFTPFSVFIIGSVLVVMLALVALFRFTDLGLRMRASAFSQEVSRLLGVRVGRMLTIGWAFAAVVGSLAGLLIAGGNLVHPAYMDAIIVYGFVAAVLGGLDSPAGAVAGGLIIGLALSYVSGYLGSELVTLAALAILVAVLLIRPKGLFSKIAERRV
- a CDS encoding ABC transporter ATP-binding protein; amino-acid sequence: MADGGRDRELDIRGLTTRYGPVTALDGVSVLARPGEVTAVLGANGAGKTTLLRTVSGLVKGSDGAVLLGGRDLAGAPAETIARAGVAHVPEGRGVITELTVEENLRLGELLGSARRGKADKNERLASVYGMFPPLAQRRRQVANSLSGGERQMLVIGRALLSEPEVLLLDEPSLGLAPRVVAQIFGLIRDLVDRERITVLLVEQNARSALSIADTGFVLNLGRVVASDDAEALAADAELRHAYLGF
- a CDS encoding ABC transporter ATP-binding protein, producing MAGGVVVTLPDTSETRFADAGSAPPPLFTATGVTVRFGGLTALDTVSLAARPHEVHGVIGPNGAGKTTLFNVCCGFVEPDEGVLRWRGDPVGGLRPHQLAGMGIARTLQGLGLFAGLTVLENVMVGADRFRRTGFGSALLALPRSAGDERRLRERAMAAMAELGLADAASAMPASLPYPVRKRVAFARALAADPELLLLDEPASGLGAADIAELGELVRGLASRMSVVLVDHHMDLVMAVCDHITVLDFGRIVARGTPAEVKDDPAVIDAYLGEEADRSGDHG
- a CDS encoding PucR family transcriptional regulator, with the protein product MTSSAGRSGALDCSEPARDALHKLSRVLLDNLESLADRLTIMVLQREPAYAQLGVTAPDELRENLRCNIERGIQSLGGNVPDGEDPQDTSMETGRLRARQGVPLEAVLRAYRLGGRVIWEGLLATSRERFAGYYDHALLDAAGYVWRVIDSSSSALVDAYRLEESRLRSQELSRRHAFLNALLEGRGRDTALAEEAASALGLPATGPLLCVVAPIDVPGEDPLRSPRDVLAAHGILSSWHVRPSDIVGLVVLGERAPSAVLDVLGASAHGRVGCSPVVHRLADIADAYTLAQIAARTLPANGVAYLDDRLPEALLVGSPQLAPRLQRVAFGDLLALPEPERETMFKTLEATIECGGSPTHAAQRLYCHRNTVIYRLQRIESATGRKVSRPRDRLLFTLALLARKQSG